CAGCATGGCCGGCCTGGCCTTCGCCATGCGCGACCTCCCCGTCGGCACCGCCTACGCCGTCTGGGTCGGGATCGGCGCCGTCCTCACCGTCGCCTACGCGATGACCACCGGCGCCGAACCGATCACCCTCCTCAAAGTCGTTTTCCTCCTCGGCATCATCGGCAGCGTGATCGGCTTGAAGTTGGCGCACTGAGCGGGGGCCAGGTAACCAGCAACGCTGCCGTGGGGGGACACACATCCGAGTGGAGAGCCGCGCGGCGGTCCGATAGGGTCTGCGGTGGTGCGGCAGTCGGGGGCCGATCCTGCCGCCTATTCGAGAAGATCTGCCAGCTACGGGCACGGGCCCGGGCCGGTTGGGGGGAGATTCGCCACGAATCGCCGCACGGACCGGGCTGGCAGACGTACTAGGAGGTACCGATGCCCTACGCGATCGTTGGCCTACTCACGTTGGCACTGTGGGTCTACTGCCTGATCGACATCATCACCTGCCCGGACGCGGGCATCCGTCACCTGCCCAAGATGGGCTGGCTGATCGTCGTCATCCTCCTCCCCACCGTCGGTGCGCTGCTCTGGCTCTTCGCCGGCCGCCCCGTGCAAGAGGGCCGTCCGCGCTCTACCACCGCGTACGCCGAATACGACCGCCCAGGCCGCCACGTCGCCCAGGACGCCGCCGACGACGAAGCCTTCCTGCGCGGCCTGCGCGAGCGCGCCGAACAGCAGCGCGCCGAGGCCCGCCGCCAAGAAGCGGCACGCCAGAACGACCTGGACCGCCGCCGCGAACAGGGCGAACAGCCTTGACCCTTCAGGGATTGCGCTATTCGTCGCTGTCGCGGACTTCATCCGCACGCTTTGTGGAAGGTGTCGAGCTTCTGTGACAGGTTCCGTCCGCGGTTTTCCAGCTCGTTCGTCTCGGTGAGCTGTGGAGTTTCGGCGATGGCGTCGAACTGATCGCCGAGCGCCTGTGTCGCATCTCGAATCCTTCCGTGTGACATGCGATCTGCGCCGTTATGGACGATCTTCGCCGCAGCGTTGTACCCGTCGGCTACGCGCCGGGCGGAGTCTTCTGGATTGTCGGAGTTGCGCAGATCCGATGCGGTGGCGATCTGCTGCCGTAGCGGTTCGAGGTCCTTATCGATTTGGGCGGCCACCGCGCAGTCCTCGGCGACGGAGTTGTCGTCGGATCGGTCTCGGCCGAGAAAGCCGATGACGGCGACGGCGACCAGCACGACCGCGAGTACGACAAGCAGGATCAGTGCTTTTCTGCCCGTGGGGCGGTTGCGGAGTTCGGTGCCCATGCCGATCAGCTCCAATCCAGTTGCGGTGTCGAAAGGAAGAACGTCTCGCCGGGATAGTGGCTTTGTAGCTTCATGATCTCGCTCAAACTGGTGTTCTCCCAAGGCCGAGGCGTCGGCGCGGCGCCGACCCATTCGTGGTTGAACTCCTGGCCGACGACGACCGTATACGCCTTTTGAACCTGATAGTCGTATCGGTAGTACCGCGACTGGAAATATTGACCGTCGCGCTCGACGACCCGCACGTTCTGTGTCGCTTCCATTCCTGCCACCCGGAATCGGTACTGCACTTTGAGAGTGAGCTTGTTGTAGTTCGGGTCGGCGGGGTCCGCGACGTTGAGCATTTTCGTCCAGCCACTCGGCTTACCCCAGGTATCGGGGTCTGCCTTCTTGTAGTCCGGGGAGTACGGGCCCAGCGATGCATGCGGGGAGGCCAAAGGCTTGCTGTAGTCGGTCACCCAGGTTCCGCCGGGGTCGGTCGCTATTTCGTTGTCGACAGCTACGACTCCGGGCAGGTCAGCCGATCGTTTGAAACGACGTCGTGCCATCGGAACGAGTAATGCGGCCATGCCCGCCAGCAACAGGAAAGGGATTCGCCGGTCAGGGAAGCCCGCGATACCGTCGGTGTGCTGGGACTCGGGCACCGACGTCGGAGACGTCGCCGGTGTCGGGGAAGTCTGCGTGGTGGACGACGGCGGCGGTACTGCAGAGGGCGGCGACGGCGCGCTCGTCACCGTTTCTCGCGCTGGTGCCGATGGCGAGTCTGATGGCGGGGCAGCGCCTGGTTGTGCTCGCTCCGGGTTCGGCGTTTCGTCGCCGGGAAGCGCCGGTGGTCGCGCCCCGGGCACCGGCACGATTGGAGTACCAGCGCCGTGGGGCAGCACGGGTGGGGTGAGCGCTCCCGCCCGTCCGCCGGCGTTTCCCGCATTGGGTGCCTGGCCGGGCAGCACGGGTGCAGGTGCTGGCTGCGCCGTCGTCGGCGGTCCCCCTGGTGTTCCGGGCGGTGGAGCCGGCGGGGGCTTCGGGACCGGGATACACGGCCAGCCCGGGTGCATCTGCTGCCACTGCTCACAGGGGATGTCGGGCTGAGCGAAGGCGACGGGTTGGTCGAGGGTCGTGATCAGGACCGCGCCGGTCGTGATCGATCCGAGGAGTGCGAGCGCTGCCGCGGTGCGGCGCACTAAGTCTCCGCGCGGATGTTGCATGGTCCCTCCCATTCGATCTGAAGGCGGAGCAACCCCCGGAAAGCTTTACTTCTCTGCAGCTCCGGTCCTCATAGAACCATTCGAGCAATTATCTAGCAAACTATTCGTCCGGCGCAGGTAACCGATCATGACCTGCCACTTTGCTCAACCGCCTGCATCGCCCCGCTCGGCTGCGGTAGCCGAAGATTCAACTACAGCGTTGTCGGTCATGTCACACCGCAGTCGGTGCTCGGACTGAGCTGGTGTCACTACCCCGGCGGTGTGCAGCAAACCTGGCGGGAAAAGGCGGCAGCCATCGCAGGGTCTTTCATGTACCGG
This genomic stretch from Nocardia brasiliensis ATCC 700358 harbors:
- a CDS encoding PLDc N-terminal domain-containing protein, whose amino-acid sequence is MPYAIVGLLTLALWVYCLIDIITCPDAGIRHLPKMGWLIVVILLPTVGALLWLFAGRPVQEGRPRSTTAYAEYDRPGRHVAQDAADDEAFLRGLRERAEQQRAEARRQEAARQNDLDRRREQGEQP
- a CDS encoding DMT family transporter — translated: MSWLILVLSGVCEAIWATALGKSAGFTRLIPTLVFLFALAASMAGLAFAMRDLPVGTAYAVWVGIGAVLTVAYAMTTGAEPITLLKVVFLLGIIGSVIGLKLAH